The Xyrauchen texanus isolate HMW12.3.18 chromosome 4, RBS_HiC_50CHRs, whole genome shotgun sequence genome segment CTCGTGGGTTTGGAGGAGAACGGCAACAATTGCTGCAGTAAGACACCAGCTTTTGGTCTGAAGGGAGGTTGAAAGTACTAGAGAGAAACAAGGGAggtagagagagtgtgagagagagaggggactTTTGGGACCTCAGGGACCTTAGCCTCAAAGAATTTGCTGATCCACAAGCTTGCCTCTGTCATAACCTCGTGTAATTTATGTGGAGCCCCAGGACATGCTAAATAAGATTACCATCGTTCAAACAAAACCCTTATTATTACTCTGTCAGGGTGAATATGCTGAGACTTTAACCGTATTATCCAATCAGAGGAATGGCTTTCATTATGATCTCACTTTGTTATTGGATGGAGTCTCTGTAATAGGTCTGTTAGCAGGTGGATATCCAGCATcccaacaaaagaaagaaacaaatgtTGTACTACAGACGCATATTTGTTGGAGTTCATAAGCAATATGTCGGCTTTGAAAAGTCTGTCATATATGTTGTTGCCCGATGGGGTGAATGTGGATTTTGTCTTTAAGACCATAACAACAATGAATAAActcacaataataacaataattgttcttttttattgatattaaaggaatgttctgaccGCTattgacagcatgtgtggcatgcTGTCCATTATCACAAAATAGTATCAACTTGTCTCGTATTTTGTCTTGGGTTACGCCGTTATATTTTGCACTACCTCCAGATTGCTTCTTACACTTTGTAAATGGATTTCAGTCAGTGTGTTTCTTTGTATGTTTTTGAAAACTGTGGGATGAGTTTTTTCTGTGATTCGACAGCATTACCCTACTGTTTACCAGGAAGTATttgcaatgtgaaaaaaaaaatgaaaagctaACATTTAAATATAggggtaaatgtgtaaatgtaaaacatggGTTAGAAAGAGGACAtccatcaatttaaaaaaaattatcaattttttaaataacttttaattaattctttagttttatgtttgtgttttatgttCAAGACAAACACTTTCTAGTCTACTTGTATATAATCTGCTTGGTTTATACACTAAAGCACAGTTCATTTTATATGTTAGGCTTGTTACAaactggattttcttttttatttagtcCCCAAATGCTGTAGCTGTGAATGGCAACATGATGCATTATGTTAATCTGTTTTAACGCATTAATAGCAGATGTAAAAATCATTTGGTGTGCTCTCAGCCCCCAACTCTACCAGTGCGACGTCACTCAGCAGAGTGACTATAAAAATGAGATGCATAAGACAAACCCCACCCCTCCCTCATATCCGCTCTCTTTCACTCTCGTTTCTGTCTGAGAAGATTGTTAAAGGGCTCAGCGAATGTCAGAGAGCTGGGAAGGAGAGGACAGGTACTGGCTTATTACTTGTCATTAATTTAATTACCTtacagcactttttttttattccttaaaAACTGCTGCTTTCACCTGTGTCCATCTCATTTTTTTGCTCGAGGCTCCAACATTCGAAAAGCTTAAAGACAGCAGAAAGTGGTAAGATGCTGTTAGTTTATATATTAGTATACCAAATAAAATGGATTTAACTATTTTAAAGAAGTAAAGTGAATGTTTCTGATTATTAACAGAATGCTTTGTGACATCTTGCTTTGAATTTGACCCACGCCTGTATTCAGACCATTTCTCTCTTTTTGCAGAAGAGCCGCAGTATCATGACAAGGAAGGTGTTCACCAACACTCGTGAGCGCTGGCGGCAACATAATGTCAACACTGCCTTTGCAGAGCTGCGGAAACTCATCCCCACTCACCCACCCGAGAAAAAGCTCAGTAAGAACGAGATTCTACGGCTAGCCATGCGCTACATCAATTTTCTGGTTACTCTTTTGGAAAACCAGGGCGGGGAACCAACGGCTCACTCTCAAGCCGCACTTCTCACACTGCTTACAGGGAACATGCAAAATCTGCGCACTGACCGCACCTGGAACAGCGACACTGACCCACCCTCGCCCGGGTCCAGCTGCGAGAGTTCAGAAGCGTGGTAGACGCGTGTGACTTGACGGTTGCACGAATAGAACTTAAGGATTTTAATTTCTCCTCAATAGACTGTTCTGAACTAAAGTGTCAGCATTCCATTAGAGGATTCTATGATTGTGACATTGTCAGTGTGGTGAAATCAAAGTTCCATCTCCATGGAGACATAAAGCTGAAGCGGATTCCAGATTCTTGGATTGTTCATTGTGACACTTTAGTGGTCGTTATGACATCACAGTCACTCATTCCATCAACGCCGTTTGGAAATAATTGATCTGCAGGAACCTAGAGACTAAAACATTAATGTGTTGGGGTTATTTGCTAATGCTTCAAAACTGCCATTATTTGTAAGTTAGCAGAGGCCCTGAGCAGCATGCATTGTCAAGGATGCACTTTATGAGCATCTCACCTGtactttttttgcatttatttaattgaatctcTTTGACTGAATGAACAACAATGAATACACTGCAACCTCTTtagatttgaaatatatttaattgtatttttattttatttatgctgcATAAAAAGTATTTTAGCCAAGTTTTAAGATTTACGTTTTGCAATTTCGTttaaaaattccatcaaattgaaaagtgtcatttttaactaaattaaattaataaacctatatttcgtttttttattttactttgttaaatattgctcaattcagtttgatggaaatgtTACAATATTGCACATTACATTCTAATTTATTTAATGACAAAATGCTATCATTTCAACTACATACAAAATATGTTTTGCCAAAGATTGTTTTTGTGCATTCATTATTTAGAATTGTAGAATATTTGCCCTCATTAATCAAACAATTGTTTTACatcaaaatctttatttattgtgttaatttatttaataataaaaaacaatcattCAGAGACCTTCTGAAACTTTACTAAAGTATTGACTCACTCTTCATCAGATTGATCAGAACTCTTTTCCTCCTTATAAGTGTGTGAATGCCTATCGGTCCGTTCTGAGGTCTCTGATGGGCTGTTCTGCTGTGCTCAGATAATTGTCCACTGCAGAGGCTGTTTAAGAGCAGTGTGACCATAGCGATGACCTCTGTAAGTGTCCAGGCCACATGAAAGAGGGGATTGTAGACACAGCTTAACTTTTGGTCTAATGCCAGAGGTCATCTTGGAGTCAAAATCCACACACGCCAGTGACCAATCAGGCGCACAAAGAgggagtgtgtatgtttgtgtttgtgttacgATCGAACATCAGTAGCCTATAgaaaatctattgtaattgattttAGTTTGGGATATTTTATTTGACTGAAATTTGAAAgtttcaagaggtgcactagcgactggcgTGCacacctcccatgccggctgacaCCAGTTCAGATTGATGCCATGTCTCAGCTCCATGCCTTGTGAGGACGTCGCCGCCAACAAAGGCCCCAATCTGAACACCTCCAAGGATACTTAAGCTCCCAACTCAACAAGCATCAGGTGTGTCAGCCACACCCCACAAACACCCACTTACAGACATGCGTGCGCGTTTATAGGCACATCCTAGGCTGGGATATCaccagtgtgtaaacctcactcccctggcctcaagaggtgcactagcaactggcGATAGAGGCTGTAGTCTTCAGCCTCCAGGTTAGCATGTCTGCCTTCCATGCTGGCTGGCTGTTCGAATCCCGCAGGTCAAGGAGATACCGTTACACAAGCCCTGtcagtaaaaaattaaataaatatatatatatatatatatatatatatatatatatatatatatatatagcaatatcaTGCAATCGTGCGATATGGCCCGACATCAGCACTGATGTGATTCGCTGCAGGCGGAGTGCCGtgaggtaattacagcagtgctgatgtagggccatatcgcacgattgcgagtgtgatattacttatatacaacagttcaatgaacaagtacatttaaaaaaaaaaattaggaaatctgagtacggtcataaaaacacatttgtgcatggaactactttcttacgcgacggatcagaatctg includes the following:
- the LOC127643167 gene encoding T-cell acute lymphocytic leukemia protein 2-like, coding for MTRKVFTNTRERWRQHNVNTAFAELRKLIPTHPPEKKLSKNEILRLAMRYINFLVTLLENQGGEPTAHSQAALLTLLTGNMQNLRTDRTWNSDTDPPSPGSSCESSEAW